The proteins below are encoded in one region of Hordeum vulgare subsp. vulgare chromosome 3H, MorexV3_pseudomolecules_assembly, whole genome shotgun sequence:
- the LOC123440044 gene encoding phospholipase A1-II 3-like, with protein sequence MYHYLQLSVLLVTILSDVAIAQRWREISGGNQWSGLLDPLDIDVRRDVIRFGELAQATSDAFITDPASPYAGACRYSPASFFSKVQASDPGAYRVTRFIYATSSARLPDGFMARPVPAGAWSTESNWMGYVAVATDRGAAALGRRDIVVAWRATKRVTEWASDLDFALVPAAGIVGPGRGWSQPYVHRGFLSVYTSKNSTSRFNKRSAREQVLTEVRGLLDTYKKENCSISITGHSLGGALSTLNAIDLVANGFNVRGPSRSPVPVTAIHFGGPRVGDEQFKKAFHSMAGLSLLRVRNVPDIVPTILPPVFYSDVGVELLVDTRKSPYLKEKAGPAQWHNLEGYLHGVAGTHGAGDAAGFSLVVDRDLALVNKEEDALKDDYPVPAMWWAENNKGMVKNATGHWVLHDHEEGNLAL encoded by the exons ATGTATCACTATCTGCAACTCTCAGTATTGCTGGTCACCATTCTCTCCGACGTAGCAATTGCTCAAAGATGGAGGGAGATCAGCGGCGGCAACCAATGGAGCGGCCTCCTAGATCCCCTGGACATCGACGTCCGGCGCGACGTCATCCGCTTCGGCGAGCTGGCGCAGGCGACGTCGGACGCCTTCATCACGGACCCGGCGTCGCCGTACGCCGGGGCTTGTCGATACAGCCCGGCCTCTTTCTTCAGCAAGGTTCAGGCGTCCGACCCGGGCGCGTACCGGGTCACAAGGTTCATCTACGCGACGTCGAGCGCCCGGCTGCCCGACGGGTTCATGGCAAGGCCGGTGCCGGCGGGCGCCTGGAGCACGGAGTCCAACTGGATGGGGTACGTCGCTGTGGCCACCGACCGCGGCGCGGCGGCGCTCGGGAGGCGGGACATTGTGGTGGCGTGGCGCGCAACGAAGCGGGTGACGGAGTGGGCCAGTGACCTGGACTTCGCGCTGGTGCCGGCTGCCGGAATCGTCGGGCCGGGGCGCGGCTGGTCGCAGCCGTACGTGCACAGGGGGTTTCTGTCCGTGTACACGTCCAAGAATTCCACGTCGCGGTTCAACAAAAGAAGCGCGCGCGAACAG GTACTGACTGAAGTAAGAGGGCTGCTCGATACATACAAGAAGGAGAACTGCAGCATCAGCATAACCGGCCACAGCCTCGGAGGCGCACTGTCCACGCTCAACGCCATCGACCTGGTCGCCAATGGATTCAACGTCCGCGGTCCGTCCCGAAGCCCCGTGCCCGTGACGGCCATCCACTTCGGCGGCCCCCGCGTCGGCGACGAGCAGTTCAAGAAGGCTTTCCACTCGATGGCCGGCCTGAGCCTGCTCCGAGTCCGCAACGTCCCGGACATCGTGCCGACCATCCTACCGCCCGTGTTCTACAGCGACGTCGGCGTGGAGCTGCTCGTGGACACACGCAAGTCGCCGTACCTCAAGGAGAAGGCGGGCCCTGCCCAGTGGCACAACCTCGAGGGCTACTTGCACGGCGTGGCCGGCACGCACGGCGCCGGCGACGCCGCGGGGTTCAGCCTGGTGGTGGACCGCGACTTGGCGCTCGTCAACAAAGAAGAGGACGCGCTCAAAGACGACTACCCCGTGCCGGCGATGTGGTGGGCGGAGAATAACAAGGGCATGGTCAAGAACGCCACTGGACACTGGGTGCTGCACGACCACGAGGAGGGTAACCTTGCGTTGTGA